In Candidatus Sedimenticola sp. (ex Thyasira tokunagai), the following proteins share a genomic window:
- a CDS encoding YggT family protein: MDSSYATAPLIFLIEVMFGAYTLVVLLRFVLQRVRADFYNPISQFVVKVTSPILVPMRRVIPSIGGVDTASLILMWLLKTVELVLILLLKGYGLQIAAALIHSIPALVELSINLFLFAIFIQVILSWVSPGGYNPAIGLIYSITDPLLRPARRMIPPIGGLDLSPMVVMIGLVLLKMLLIPLLSPTGL, translated from the coding sequence ATGGACAGCAGCTACGCCACGGCCCCCTTGATTTTTCTTATTGAGGTGATGTTCGGCGCCTATACCCTGGTGGTGCTACTGCGCTTTGTGCTGCAGCGGGTACGAGCCGATTTTTATAATCCGATCTCACAGTTCGTAGTCAAGGTCACCTCCCCGATACTGGTACCGATGCGGCGGGTAATTCCCAGCATCGGCGGCGTAGATACCGCTTCGTTGATACTGATGTGGCTGTTGAAAACGGTTGAGCTGGTATTGATCCTGTTGCTAAAGGGTTACGGTCTGCAGATAGCGGCCGCTCTTATCCACAGCATCCCGGCACTGGTGGAGCTGAGCATCAACCTCTTTCTCTTCGCCATCTTCATCCAGGTCATTCTCAGCTGGGTCAGTCCCGGCGGCTACAACCCTGCAATCGGCCTGATATACAGTATTACCGATCCCCTGCTGCGACCGGCACGCAGGATGATTCCCCCTATTGGTGGACTCGACCTCTCTCCCATGGTGGTAATGATCGGCTTGGTGCTGCTGAAAATGTTGTTGATACCCCTACTCTCTCCCACCGGTCTCTGA
- the proC gene encoding pyrroline-5-carboxylate reductase, translating to MSSKTIAFIGGGNMSASLIGGLIADGYKAKRIIASDPDGEKLAGLAARFGIVAAPSNNDAVSRADIVVLAVKPQMMKEVAQGLAKAAQTSRPLVVSIAAGVREKELDLWLGGGVALVRTMPNTPAMLQAGATVLHAAPGVTGEQKNLAESILRAVGLTCWVDSEEKMDAVTALSGSGPAYFFLVMEAMEEAGKAMGLPAEATRLLTLQTALGAARMAIESNDGPAILRQQVTSPGGTTERALSILEEGSLRELFGNALQGARERSIELSRMLEEK from the coding sequence ATGTCCAGCAAAACCATCGCCTTCATAGGTGGCGGCAATATGTCCGCCAGCCTGATTGGGGGACTTATAGCCGACGGCTACAAAGCGAAGCGAATTATTGCCAGCGACCCGGATGGAGAGAAGCTGGCCGGACTCGCCGCCCGTTTCGGTATCGTTGCCGCCCCAAGCAATAATGACGCCGTCAGCAGAGCGGACATAGTGGTATTGGCGGTAAAGCCACAGATGATGAAAGAGGTGGCCCAGGGCCTCGCAAAAGCGGCCCAGACCAGCCGCCCCCTGGTTGTTTCAATAGCGGCAGGAGTACGTGAAAAAGAGCTCGACCTCTGGCTCGGTGGAGGAGTGGCATTGGTCCGTACTATGCCCAATACCCCGGCGATGCTGCAGGCTGGGGCCACGGTACTCCATGCCGCCCCCGGCGTCACCGGTGAGCAGAAGAATCTGGCGGAATCGATACTGCGTGCCGTCGGCCTCACCTGCTGGGTAGACAGTGAGGAGAAGATGGATGCAGTAACGGCGCTTTCAGGCAGCGGACCCGCCTACTTTTTCCTGGTTATGGAAGCAATGGAGGAGGCTGGAAAAGCGATGGGACTACCGGCTGAGGCAACCCGCCTATTGACCCTGCAGACGGCTCTCGGTGCCGCCCGCATGGCAATCGAGAGCAACGATGGTCCGGCAATTCTGAGGCAACAGGTTACCTCCCCCGGTGGAACCACCGAACGAGCCCTCTCCATCCTTGAGGAGGGATCGCTGCGAGAGCTGTTCGGTAATGCACTGCAGGGCGCACGGGAGCGCTCAATTGAACTTTCCCGGATGCTGGAGGAGAAATAA
- a CDS encoding YggS family pyridoxal phosphate-dependent enzyme, with protein MNNPIHERLQQVKKRIAEAAAHYSRITNSIQLLAVSKTRPAEDILEAYATGQLCFGESYLQEALEKIEQLSGKGIEWHFIGRIQSNKTRAIAENFDWVHSLGTLKHAQRLNDQRPAGLAPLNVCLQINIDAEESKAGTSEAEAAELVAKIDTLPRLRLRGLMALPAPSEGGDLQRRPFRALRQMRDRLATSDSPLETLSMGMSSDLEAAIAEGATIIRVGTDIFGPRTPLQNSNHEVEKP; from the coding sequence ATGAATAATCCGATCCACGAACGCCTTCAACAGGTAAAAAAGCGCATTGCAGAGGCCGCTGCGCACTATTCACGAATAACGAACTCGATACAGCTCCTGGCCGTCAGTAAAACCCGACCAGCTGAGGATATACTGGAGGCTTATGCCACAGGACAGCTCTGTTTTGGCGAGAGCTACCTTCAGGAAGCACTGGAGAAGATCGAACAGCTATCAGGGAAAGGCATCGAATGGCACTTTATTGGCAGGATACAGAGTAATAAAACCCGTGCGATTGCCGAAAACTTTGACTGGGTTCACAGCTTAGGCACTCTCAAACATGCCCAACGCTTAAATGACCAGCGACCCGCTGGTTTAGCACCACTAAATGTCTGCCTGCAGATCAACATTGATGCTGAAGAGAGCAAAGCCGGCACCTCGGAAGCCGAGGCGGCGGAGTTGGTTGCCAAAATCGATACATTGCCCAGACTGCGATTGCGCGGCCTGATGGCACTTCCGGCACCCAGTGAGGGAGGCGACCTGCAACGACGCCCATTCAGAGCACTGCGCCAGATGCGTGATAGGCTGGCAACTTCAGACTCACCCCTGGAGACCCTCTCTATGGGCATGTCATCAGATCTGGAAGCGGCAATTGCTGAGGGTGCAACTATCATCAGGGTAGGCACCGACATCTTCGGCCCACGCACACCACTGCAAAACAGCAACCATGAGGTAGAAAAACCTTGA
- a CDS encoding type IV pilus twitching motility protein PilT codes for MDIAELLAFSVKHDASDLHLSSGLPPMIRVDGDIRRINVPALDHKVVHGLVYDIMNDKQRKDYEEFLETDFSFEIPGLARFRVNAFNQDRGASAVFRTIPSKVLTLDDLGCPESFKDIVDVPRGLVLVTGPTGSGKSTTLAAMMDYKNDNEYAHILTIEDPIEFVHTSKKCLINQREVHRDTLGFAEALRSALREDPDIILVGELRDLETIRLALTAAETGHLVFGTLHTSSAAKTIDRIIDVFPAGEKSMVRSMLSESLRSVIAQTLLKKVGGGRTAAWEIMVGTPAIRNLIREDKVAQMYSAIQTGQANAMQTLDQHLQELVKKGVVSRLDARAKAMNKDIFV; via the coding sequence ATGGATATTGCTGAGCTACTTGCTTTCAGTGTTAAGCACGATGCTTCAGATTTACACCTTTCGTCTGGGTTACCACCGATGATCCGTGTCGATGGTGATATTCGCAGGATCAACGTACCGGCGCTGGACCACAAGGTGGTACATGGGCTTGTCTACGATATTATGAACGACAAGCAGCGGAAGGATTATGAGGAGTTTCTTGAGACCGATTTCTCTTTCGAAATCCCGGGGCTGGCACGTTTCCGTGTCAATGCCTTTAATCAGGATCGAGGTGCTTCTGCAGTATTTCGCACCATCCCGTCAAAAGTACTTACCCTGGATGATTTAGGCTGTCCTGAGTCGTTCAAGGATATAGTCGATGTACCCAGGGGGTTGGTATTGGTCACCGGGCCGACGGGTTCCGGCAAATCCACCACCCTGGCGGCGATGATGGATTACAAAAATGATAATGAATATGCCCATATTCTTACCATTGAGGATCCTATCGAGTTCGTTCATACCAGTAAGAAGTGTTTGATCAATCAGCGTGAAGTTCACCGTGATACTTTGGGTTTCGCCGAGGCTTTGCGGTCGGCCCTGCGTGAAGATCCGGATATCATTCTGGTGGGCGAGCTGCGTGACCTTGAGACAATCCGCCTGGCACTGACCGCAGCAGAAACGGGTCACTTGGTGTTTGGTACGCTGCATACAAGCTCCGCTGCAAAGACTATTGATCGTATTATTGATGTGTTCCCGGCGGGTGAGAAGTCGATGGTTCGATCAATGCTGTCAGAATCTCTGCGTTCGGTAATCGCGCAGACCCTGTTGAAGAAGGTGGGAGGTGGCCGGACCGCAGCATGGGAGATTATGGTGGGAACCCCGGCGATCAGAAATCTGATTCGTGAGGACAAAGTTGCCCAGATGTACTCTGCTATCCAGACCGGCCAGGCCAACGCCATGCAGACCCTGGATCAACATCTTCAGGAGTTGGTCAAGAAGGGAGTAGTCAGTCGCCTGGATGCTCGTGCTAAGGCGATGAATAAGGATATTTTTGTCTGA
- a CDS encoding PilT/PilU family type 4a pilus ATPase, with translation MDFNAILNLMVQKKASDVFITVGIPPSIKINGRIMPVAKAVITDDQASELVLGLMTPAQREEFAQSKECNFAISRKGVGRFRVSAFVQRDSVGMVLRRIETRIPSIEELLLPPVLKDLAMTKRGLVIFVGATGTGKSTSLAALLGYRNRNSSGHIITIEDPIEYVHAHQGCIVTQREVGIDTVSYDVALKNTMRQAPDVILIGEIRSRETMANAITFAETGHLCLSTLHANNANQALDRIINFFPEDRRHQVFMDLSLNLRAIVAQQLIRRPDGKSRRPAVEVMVNTPLAADLIRKGKVHKLKDLMKRSTEQGMMTFDQALYNLYKEGEITYDDAVLHADSANEVRLMIKLGGGDEERFTARLEAASFVDR, from the coding sequence GTGGATTTCAACGCAATCCTGAATCTGATGGTTCAGAAGAAGGCGTCAGATGTTTTTATAACCGTTGGGATACCTCCCAGTATCAAGATCAATGGGCGCATCATGCCGGTTGCCAAAGCGGTTATTACAGACGATCAGGCGAGTGAGCTGGTATTGGGTTTGATGACTCCTGCTCAGCGGGAGGAGTTTGCCCAGAGCAAAGAGTGCAATTTCGCTATCTCGCGGAAGGGAGTGGGGCGGTTTCGCGTCAGTGCTTTCGTTCAGCGTGATTCGGTGGGTATGGTGCTACGGCGTATTGAGACCCGTATCCCCTCCATTGAGGAGCTGTTGTTACCGCCTGTGTTGAAAGATCTTGCCATGACCAAGCGCGGTCTGGTGATCTTTGTCGGCGCCACAGGTACCGGTAAATCCACCTCGCTGGCGGCACTGCTGGGGTATCGGAATCGTAACAGCAGTGGTCATATCATAACCATCGAAGATCCGATTGAGTATGTTCACGCCCACCAGGGTTGTATTGTTACACAGCGAGAGGTGGGCATCGATACCGTCTCTTATGACGTCGCACTGAAAAACACTATGCGTCAGGCTCCGGATGTCATTCTTATTGGTGAAATCCGCTCCCGTGAAACTATGGCCAATGCGATCACCTTTGCAGAGACGGGGCATCTCTGTCTTTCAACTCTCCATGCGAACAATGCCAACCAGGCGCTGGATCGTATTATCAATTTCTTCCCTGAAGACCGGCGGCACCAAGTGTTTATGGATCTCTCTCTTAATCTGCGCGCGATCGTTGCCCAGCAGCTGATCCGGCGACCTGATGGCAAGAGCAGGCGACCGGCAGTGGAGGTGATGGTCAATACGCCTTTGGCCGCTGATCTTATTCGTAAGGGTAAGGTACATAAGCTTAAAGATCTGATGAAGCGCTCAACCGAGCAGGGGATGATGACTTTCGATCAGGCACTCTACAATCTCTACAAGGAGGGCGAGATCACTTACGACGATGCTGTACTACATGCAGACTCTGCTAATGAGGTGCGGTTGATGATTAAGCTTGGTGGGGGTGATGAGGAGCGCTTTACTGCACGCCTGGAGGCGGCCTCTTTCGTCGATCGCTGA
- a CDS encoding dihydroorotate dehydrogenase electron transfer subunit has translation MSTDKSHRDTIFLEDAEILSHDAFDGEQHILRLQAPECASAAKPGSFVHVQCTPSRPLRRPISIMRVSPSSGWVELLYKAVGEGTRLLSERKQGEKISVMGPIGTPFLVHQERSRPLLIGGGVGMPPMIFLAEALADNPAYRPMAILGSEVPFPFQATTSEIPVPGITGNVSAAVPLLDGWGIPSRLASLQGFDHCHQGYVTDLARLWLDALDRESLQQVEIFSCGPHPMLEAVAALAAEYDLPCQVSLEEFMACGVGGCAGCVVEVDTPAGTAMKRVCVDGPVFDATTVFPSSAA, from the coding sequence ATGAGTACTGACAAGAGCCACCGCGATACTATTTTCCTGGAAGATGCCGAGATCCTCTCCCATGACGCCTTTGACGGCGAACAACATATCCTCAGACTGCAGGCACCTGAGTGTGCATCAGCGGCCAAACCGGGAAGCTTCGTCCACGTTCAGTGCACCCCCAGCAGACCATTGCGGCGACCAATTTCGATCATGCGCGTCTCCCCCTCATCCGGCTGGGTGGAACTTCTTTATAAGGCTGTTGGAGAAGGAACCCGTTTGTTGTCGGAGCGAAAACAGGGAGAGAAAATCAGTGTTATGGGCCCTATCGGTACACCGTTTCTGGTGCACCAGGAACGTAGCCGCCCTCTGCTGATCGGTGGCGGTGTCGGTATGCCGCCTATGATTTTCCTCGCCGAGGCGCTGGCCGACAACCCGGCATACCGGCCGATGGCAATTCTTGGCTCCGAAGTGCCATTCCCCTTCCAAGCGACAACTTCAGAGATCCCGGTGCCCGGTATCACCGGCAATGTCTCAGCCGCAGTGCCGCTGCTGGATGGATGGGGCATTCCCAGTCGCCTGGCCAGCCTCCAGGGCTTTGATCACTGCCATCAAGGCTATGTAACCGACCTGGCCCGCCTCTGGCTGGATGCCCTGGACCGGGAGAGTCTGCAGCAGGTGGAGATATTCTCCTGCGGTCCCCATCCAATGCTGGAAGCGGTAGCCGCCCTGGCGGCGGAATATGACCTTCCCTGCCAGGTCTCTCTGGAGGAGTTCATGGCCTGTGGGGTGGGCGGCTGTGCCGGTTGTGTCGTTGAGGTGGATACGCCTGCCGGCACGGCAATGAAACGGGTCTGCGTTGATGGTCCGGTGTTTGACGCTACTACGGTATTTCCCAGCAGCGCCGCCTGA